In Hyalangium minutum, a single window of DNA contains:
- a CDS encoding cytochrome P450, translating to MIAVFDVAAPHVLRNPYAVFSEMRRASAVCKLMPTGFLSVGRYQDVLSLLQNSKHFSNTGYTASIPPELRSPGSASASIVQMDPPRHGKLRGLVTKAFTPRTIAQLEPRIRQISHELVEAVAGQRECELVQDITVPLPMIVIAELLGVGPERRRDFKRWSDDSVSSLSLIKAGNVAQVKKSAQEFAHYFSGEIELRRREPKEDLISLLMQAEVEGAQLTSEEVLRFINTLLIAGNETTTSLIGNTLVTLTNHPEVFEEVRANPSLIPQLVEEVLRYESPAQCIFRQTTTDLEVGGEHLPQGSIVLPLLASANRDESRFPDPDRFDIHRDTQGHLAFGKDIHFCLGAPLARLEAKVMLEVMLSRWKGLQRVEPEVAWTSSFFIRSPERLRLLARA from the coding sequence ATGATCGCCGTCTTTGACGTCGCCGCGCCTCACGTCCTGCGCAACCCCTACGCGGTGTTCTCGGAGATGCGCCGAGCGTCCGCCGTGTGCAAGCTGATGCCCACGGGCTTCTTGAGCGTGGGCCGCTACCAGGACGTGCTGAGTCTGCTCCAGAACTCCAAGCACTTCTCGAACACGGGCTATACGGCCAGCATCCCGCCCGAGCTTCGGAGCCCGGGCAGCGCCTCGGCCTCCATCGTGCAGATGGATCCGCCCCGGCACGGCAAGCTGCGCGGCCTGGTGACGAAGGCGTTTACTCCGCGCACCATCGCCCAGCTGGAGCCGCGCATCCGGCAGATCTCCCACGAGCTGGTGGAGGCCGTGGCCGGTCAGCGTGAGTGCGAGCTGGTGCAGGACATCACCGTCCCTCTGCCGATGATCGTCATCGCCGAGCTGCTCGGGGTGGGGCCCGAGCGCCGCCGGGACTTCAAGCGCTGGTCAGACGACTCCGTGAGCTCGCTGTCGTTGATCAAGGCGGGCAACGTGGCCCAGGTGAAGAAATCGGCTCAGGAGTTCGCCCACTACTTCAGTGGGGAGATCGAGCTGCGGCGCCGCGAGCCGAAGGAGGATCTCATCTCGCTGCTGATGCAGGCGGAGGTGGAGGGCGCCCAGCTGACGTCGGAGGAGGTGCTGAGGTTCATCAATACGCTGCTGATTGCCGGCAACGAGACCACGACGAGCCTCATCGGCAACACCCTGGTGACGCTGACGAACCATCCCGAGGTCTTCGAGGAGGTGAGGGCGAACCCCTCGCTCATTCCGCAGTTGGTGGAGGAGGTGCTGCGCTACGAAAGCCCGGCCCAGTGCATCTTCCGGCAGACGACCACGGACCTGGAGGTGGGCGGCGAGCACCTTCCCCAGGGGAGCATCGTGTTGCCGCTGCTGGCATCGGCCAACCGGGACGAGAGCCGGTTCCCGGATCCGGACCGCTTCGACATCCACCGGGACACCCAGGGACACCTGGCCTTCGGCAAGGACATCCACTTCTGCCTCGGGGCGCCGCTGGCCCGGCTGGAGGCGAAGGTCATGCTGGAGGTGATGCTGTCGCGCTGGAAGGGCCTCCAGCGGGTGGAGCCGGAGGTGGCCTGGACGTCCTCGTTCTTCATCCGCTCGCCCGAGCGCCTGCGGCTGCTCGCCCGGGCGTAA
- a CDS encoding alpha/beta hydrolase yields MVAGAPPLDTQTPEENRAGVRAVLPLTGAPTALADVTDTTLPGPGGAIPVRVYRPSNASQLPVVAYFHGGGWLLGDLDSHDSTCRDIARYAEAVVVAVHYRLAPENPFPAAYEDCLAVTKALLDDSAGLGTDRTRVAIAGDSAGGNLAAGIAQALRGSSPGLVHQVLIYPLMDARLHPTGSSTQFSEGHFLSRRDLEYFVNTYAGAADRQDWRLSPGLAKDLSGLPAATVLTAECDPLRDDGESYAAALRSASVPVEYRCFEGQVHPFVMLGGIIDAANEARRLIGEQLRQSFARAP; encoded by the coding sequence ATGGTGGCCGGCGCGCCGCCGCTCGACACACAAACCCCCGAGGAGAACCGGGCCGGGGTTCGGGCCGTCCTGCCACTGACCGGAGCACCCACGGCGCTGGCGGACGTCACCGACACCACGCTGCCAGGTCCGGGGGGCGCCATCCCCGTGCGAGTGTACCGCCCGAGCAACGCCTCCCAGTTGCCCGTCGTGGCGTACTTCCACGGCGGTGGATGGCTCCTGGGCGACCTGGACAGCCACGACTCCACGTGCCGGGACATCGCCCGTTACGCGGAGGCCGTGGTGGTGGCGGTCCACTATCGCCTCGCACCCGAGAATCCATTTCCCGCCGCCTACGAGGACTGCCTGGCCGTCACAAAGGCCCTGCTGGACGACAGCGCCGGCCTCGGCACGGACCGCACGAGGGTCGCCATCGCGGGAGACAGCGCAGGTGGCAACCTGGCCGCAGGCATCGCCCAGGCTCTGCGAGGCAGTTCCCCGGGGCTGGTCCACCAGGTGCTCATCTATCCCCTCATGGACGCGCGCCTGCACCCGACGGGCAGCTCCACGCAGTTCAGTGAGGGCCACTTCCTGTCCCGGCGTGACCTCGAGTACTTCGTGAACACCTACGCGGGCGCGGCCGACCGGCAGGACTGGCGCCTCTCCCCGGGGCTTGCCAAAGACTTGAGCGGCCTGCCAGCGGCGACCGTGCTCACCGCCGAGTGCGATCCCTTGCGCGACGATGGCGAGTCCTATGCGGCGGCGCTGCGCTCGGCCTCGGTTCCGGTCGAGTACCGGTGCTTCGAAGGCCAGGTCCACCCGTTCGTCATGCTGGGCGGCATCATCGACGCAGCGAACGAGGCCCGTCGCCTGATTGGCGAGCAGCTTCGGCAGTCCTTCGCTCGGGCCCCCTAG
- a CDS encoding cyclase family protein, with product MKTVSGKLLPFPLALLLGACATPGASGHEPSGAGNPAWLAGARVVELSHPLTPEMPLFPGGTPLGVKVQGTVEHDGYYIRHFTIGEHSGTHVDAPAHFAPGAATVDQIPPETLMGPAAVVDVTAQAAQNPDYVVSPADIEAWEREHGPLQPQHLVLIRTGWAARWPDEKRYRNADAAGVLHFPGLSVATSQLLRQRKVRAVGIDTLSVDPGTNATFEEHRDFLAGGGYHMENLADLSMLPPVGAFLVVAPLSVKDGSGAPARVFAFLPSKE from the coding sequence ATGAAAACGGTTTCTGGGAAGCTCCTGCCGTTCCCCCTGGCGCTGCTGCTGGGCGCCTGTGCCACTCCGGGCGCCAGCGGTCATGAGCCGTCGGGCGCCGGCAACCCCGCGTGGCTTGCGGGCGCACGCGTCGTCGAGCTCAGCCATCCGCTCACCCCCGAGATGCCCCTCTTCCCGGGCGGAACGCCCCTCGGCGTGAAGGTGCAGGGCACTGTCGAGCACGATGGCTACTACATCCGCCACTTCACGATCGGAGAGCACTCCGGTACGCACGTGGACGCTCCCGCCCACTTCGCTCCCGGCGCGGCCACGGTGGACCAGATTCCGCCGGAGACCCTGATGGGCCCGGCCGCGGTGGTGGACGTCACGGCACAGGCGGCCCAGAACCCGGACTACGTGGTGTCCCCCGCGGACATCGAGGCCTGGGAGCGCGAGCATGGTCCGCTCCAGCCCCAGCACCTGGTGCTCATCCGCACGGGATGGGCCGCGCGGTGGCCCGACGAGAAGCGCTACCGCAACGCGGATGCCGCCGGGGTCCTGCACTTCCCTGGGCTCTCCGTGGCCACGAGCCAGCTGCTGCGCCAACGGAAGGTGCGCGCCGTGGGCATCGACACCCTCTCCGTGGATCCGGGCACCAACGCCACCTTCGAGGAGCACAGGGACTTCCTCGCCGGAGGCGGCTACCACATGGAGAACCTCGCGGATCTCTCGATGCTGCCTCCGGTGGGGGCGTTCCTCGTCGTCGCACCGCTGTCCGTCAAGGACGGCAGCGGCGCTCCGGCGCGGGTGTTCGCCTTTCTCCCCTCGAAAGAGTAG
- a CDS encoding CHAT domain-containing tetratricopeptide repeat protein: MRQALAWMMAAVLCCAAGAMAGEERTESQLEQAQEAYDRATKLYETGRYADALIHGRQALALTEAVLGGTHLETARCLDLLGVLHRLQGNSAEAEPLLQRGFELREAALDKRHPDIASSLDHLASLYKAQGSYDRAAPLYERALAIQEKAHGQDHPQVAVVLSNLARLYSEQGRYERAEPLYKRALAIHQAAYGKDHPQVAASLNNLASLYMNLGSYERAEPLAVRALFLQQRALPKNHPDIASSLNNLALIFARQGDVERAEPRYRRALAIIEATQGRNHPYVADLLINLAQLRLADDRLDDALPLLQRAFAISELRLRREALDFSESRLTAFMAHLRTQEELLYELQRAMPTEDEVRHLALTAALLRKGRSVEETADTSRTIHQRVSAQDRDAFERLRGLRSQLATLSLQGPGSLAPADYQQRLQELASQGDALEADLARRSAPLRALTTLPPPEDVVSLVAEALPPTHALVEFIAYMDRGILRGPGAGGSQAPQELRYLAMVLFPDGSIEAFELGAAEPIDSAAARLRDALANRDANFLVPAQALYRLVFAPLRKALGRTRNVFISPDGQLGLVPFAALHDGAEFLVDSYDFTYLTSGKDLLPRTWTVAPSPSVVVLADPDFHAPVPPAPGKTPGPTQRSFFVERFFSTLRTDLGASLWTPLPGTRGEAEAIQRMVPSAQLFLGSEATKDRLLHLSAPGVLHLATHGFFLGEPSTQESTRAMGHFGALGEDALAARPADPLLRSGLVLAGARAATSGGSGAAKPPPDSAMVTALELAGLNLWGTQLVVLSACDTGRGDVKLGQGVYGLRRAFVAAGAETVVMSLWKVNDETTRVLMEDYYRNLLEGKGRRATALREAMLALRQTHGHPHYWAPFIVVGQNTPLRALEAGPREQPRK, from the coding sequence ATGCGGCAGGCGCTCGCGTGGATGATGGCCGCTGTCCTCTGTTGCGCGGCGGGAGCCATGGCCGGAGAGGAACGGACGGAGTCGCAGCTGGAGCAGGCGCAGGAGGCCTATGACCGGGCGACAAAGCTCTATGAGACGGGCCGGTACGCCGACGCGCTGATCCACGGGAGGCAGGCGCTCGCGCTGACGGAGGCGGTGCTGGGGGGGACTCATCTGGAGACCGCCCGGTGTCTGGATCTGCTGGGGGTGCTTCATCGGCTTCAGGGAAACTCGGCCGAGGCTGAGCCCCTGCTCCAGCGCGGGTTCGAGCTCCGGGAAGCAGCCCTGGACAAGCGCCATCCCGACATCGCCTCTTCGCTCGACCACCTCGCCTCTCTCTACAAGGCGCAGGGCTCATATGACCGCGCCGCGCCGCTGTACGAGCGCGCGCTCGCCATTCAGGAAAAGGCCCACGGTCAGGACCATCCCCAGGTCGCCGTGGTGCTCAGCAACCTCGCCCGGCTCTACTCGGAGCAGGGGCGGTACGAGCGGGCCGAGCCACTCTACAAACGCGCGCTCGCCATTCATCAGGCGGCCTACGGCAAGGACCATCCCCAGGTCGCCGCCTCGCTCAACAACCTCGCAAGCCTCTACATGAACCTCGGGTCGTACGAGCGCGCGGAGCCACTCGCCGTGCGCGCTCTCTTCCTTCAGCAGAGGGCTCTGCCCAAGAATCACCCCGACATTGCCTCTTCGCTCAACAACCTCGCCCTCATCTTCGCCAGGCAAGGCGATGTCGAGAGGGCAGAGCCGCGCTACAGGCGCGCGCTCGCGATCATCGAGGCGACTCAAGGCAGGAACCATCCCTACGTCGCCGATCTGCTCATCAACCTGGCCCAGTTGCGCTTGGCCGATGACCGGCTGGACGATGCCCTGCCGCTCTTGCAGCGCGCGTTCGCCATCTCCGAGCTGCGCCTGCGCCGGGAAGCACTCGACTTCTCAGAGTCCCGTCTGACCGCCTTCATGGCGCACCTGCGCACCCAGGAGGAGCTGCTCTACGAGCTGCAGCGAGCCATGCCCACCGAGGATGAGGTGCGGCACCTGGCGCTCACCGCCGCGCTCCTGCGCAAGGGCCGCTCCGTCGAGGAGACCGCGGATACCTCACGCACCATCCACCAGCGTGTCAGTGCCCAGGACCGTGACGCCTTCGAGCGGCTGCGCGGCTTGCGCAGCCAGCTGGCCACCCTGTCGCTTCAGGGGCCCGGATCGCTGGCGCCCGCCGACTACCAGCAGCGCCTTCAGGAACTCGCCAGCCAGGGCGATGCCCTCGAAGCGGACCTGGCCAGGCGCTCCGCGCCTCTGCGCGCGCTGACCACGCTGCCTCCTCCTGAAGACGTGGTCAGCCTCGTCGCGGAGGCCCTGCCGCCCACTCACGCGCTGGTCGAGTTCATCGCCTACATGGATCGCGGGATCCTCCGCGGGCCCGGAGCCGGGGGCTCGCAGGCCCCGCAGGAGCTCCGCTACCTGGCGATGGTTCTCTTCCCGGACGGGAGCATCGAAGCCTTTGAGCTTGGAGCCGCCGAGCCCATCGATAGCGCCGCCGCTCGGCTGCGAGATGCCCTGGCCAACCGCGACGCGAACTTCCTGGTTCCTGCCCAGGCGCTCTACCGGCTCGTCTTCGCTCCCCTGAGGAAGGCCCTGGGCCGCACCCGCAACGTCTTCATCTCGCCGGACGGGCAGCTGGGCCTCGTTCCCTTCGCCGCGCTTCACGATGGCGCCGAGTTCCTCGTGGACTCCTACGACTTCACCTATCTCACCTCCGGCAAGGACTTGCTGCCGCGCACCTGGACGGTGGCTCCTTCACCGTCGGTGGTCGTCCTGGCCGACCCGGACTTCCACGCTCCCGTCCCGCCTGCCCCTGGCAAGACACCGGGGCCGACGCAGCGCTCCTTCTTCGTCGAGCGCTTCTTCTCCACGCTGCGCACCGACCTGGGCGCGAGTCTCTGGACGCCGCTGCCTGGAACCCGCGGGGAGGCCGAGGCCATCCAGCGCATGGTTCCGAGCGCTCAGCTCTTCCTGGGCTCCGAAGCCACCAAGGACCGCCTCCTGCACCTGTCCGCTCCGGGCGTGCTGCATCTGGCCACCCACGGCTTCTTCCTGGGGGAGCCCAGCACGCAGGAGTCCACCCGTGCCATGGGCCACTTTGGTGCGTTGGGAGAGGACGCCCTCGCCGCGCGCCCGGCCGATCCGTTGCTGCGCTCGGGACTCGTCCTGGCGGGCGCGCGCGCGGCGACGTCCGGAGGCTCCGGCGCCGCCAAGCCTCCCCCCGACAGCGCCATGGTGACGGCCCTGGAGCTGGCCGGCCTCAACCTGTGGGGCACCCAGCTGGTGGTCCTGTCCGCCTGTGACACGGGGCGAGGGGACGTCAAACTCGGGCAGGGCGTCTACGGGCTGCGCCGGGCCTTCGTCGCGGCGGGGGCCGAGACGGTGGTGATGAGCTTGTGGAAGGTGAACGACGAGACCACCCGTGTGCTCATGGAGGACTATTACCGCAACCTGCTCGAGGGGAAGGGCCGCCGCGCCACGGCCCTGCGTGAGGCGATGCTTGCGCTGCGGCAGACCCATGGGCATCCCCATTACTGGGCACCCTTCATCGTCGTGGGCCAGAATACCCCTCTGCGCGCGCTGGAGGCGGGCCCCCGAGAGCAGCCGCGGAAATAA
- a CDS encoding FAD-dependent monooxygenase: MHTESGRSVATNNHAVLIAGGGPTGLMLAAELALAGIDVAVVERRVNQELPGSRAGGLHARTIEVFDQRGVAERFLSQGQIMQVAGFSFIPLDISDFPTRHNYGLALRQARIERIMAEWVAELPVTFYRGREVTGFAQDDTGVDVELSDGASLRATYLVGCDGGRSLIRKNAGIEFPGWDASTSFLIAEVEMTEEPAWGVRRGDKGVNAIGKLDDGKRAGVVLVEPQVGNRIEPTLDELRAALIAVYGTDFGVRNPTWLSRFSDMARQAASYRERRVLLAGDAAHVHAPTGGQGLNIGVQDAVNLGWKLAQVVRGLSPETLLDTYHAERHPIGARVLRLTMAQIALGRGDDRTEALRENMTELLKMEQPRKQYAAMMSGLDVHYDFGAGHPLLGRRMPDLELSTENGPKRVFSLLHEARPVFLNLGEPGAFDITPWTERVRRVDARYTGAWELPVFGAVAAPSAVLVRPDGHVAWVGDGTDSGLRDALTQWFGPPTPA, translated from the coding sequence ATGCACACCGAATCCGGACGCAGTGTGGCCACGAACAACCATGCAGTGCTGATCGCCGGAGGCGGCCCGACGGGCCTGATGTTGGCAGCCGAGTTGGCGTTGGCGGGGATCGACGTCGCCGTCGTCGAGCGTCGCGTGAACCAAGAACTCCCCGGGTCACGCGCTGGCGGCCTGCACGCCCGCACGATCGAGGTGTTCGATCAGCGGGGCGTCGCCGAGCGCTTCCTCTCGCAGGGGCAGATCATGCAGGTGGCTGGCTTCTCGTTCATCCCGCTCGACATCAGCGACTTCCCGACGCGCCACAACTATGGGCTCGCGCTCAGGCAGGCTCGCATCGAGCGCATCATGGCCGAGTGGGTCGCCGAGCTGCCGGTGACGTTCTATCGAGGGCGTGAGGTGACGGGGTTCGCGCAGGACGACACCGGCGTCGACGTCGAGCTGTCGGACGGCGCCTCGCTCCGGGCGACGTACCTCGTCGGGTGCGACGGAGGCCGGAGCCTGATTCGCAAGAATGCCGGGATCGAGTTCCCCGGCTGGGACGCGTCGACCAGCTTCCTCATCGCCGAGGTCGAGATGACCGAGGAGCCCGCGTGGGGCGTGCGCCGTGGAGACAAGGGCGTCAACGCCATCGGCAAGCTCGACGACGGCAAGCGCGCCGGCGTCGTGCTGGTCGAGCCGCAGGTCGGCAACAGAATCGAGCCGACCCTGGATGAGCTGCGCGCGGCGCTGATTGCTGTCTACGGGACCGACTTCGGTGTTCGCAATCCGACCTGGCTCTCCCGATTCTCCGACATGGCTCGGCAGGCGGCGTCCTACCGGGAGCGACGGGTGCTCCTCGCCGGCGACGCGGCGCACGTGCATGCCCCCACAGGCGGACAGGGACTCAACATCGGCGTGCAGGACGCCGTGAATCTCGGCTGGAAGCTCGCGCAGGTGGTGAGGGGCCTCTCGCCGGAGACCCTGCTCGACACCTACCACGCCGAGCGGCACCCCATCGGTGCCCGCGTGCTCCGCCTGACGATGGCCCAGATAGCGCTCGGCCGCGGCGACGATCGCACCGAGGCCCTGCGCGAGAACATGACCGAGCTGCTGAAGATGGAGCAGCCTCGCAAGCAGTACGCCGCGATGATGTCGGGCCTCGACGTCCACTATGACTTCGGTGCGGGGCACCCGCTGCTCGGGCGTCGCATGCCCGACCTCGAGCTGAGCACGGAGAACGGTCCGAAGCGCGTGTTCTCGCTGCTGCACGAGGCCCGACCGGTCTTCCTCAACCTCGGCGAGCCGGGCGCCTTCGACATCACGCCGTGGACGGAGCGGGTTCGGCGGGTGGATGCCCGCTACACGGGCGCGTGGGAGCTCCCGGTGTTCGGTGCGGTCGCTGCGCCCTCGGCCGTTCTGGTTCGGCCCGATGGCCATGTCGCGTGGGTGGGAGACGGCACGGATTCGGGGCTGCGTGACGCGCTCACCCAGTGGTTCGGACCGCCCACGCCGGCGTAG
- a CDS encoding tandem-95 repeat protein yields MTTKYPLLLVLALAAACGDNHKPNLPPTVADVSVSTAEDTPVAITVSPEDANGDALEVTFATPSHGTLAGTGTSVTYTPHANFAGKETFTVTVSDGKASATATISVTVNPVDDAPVAGNDTATTDENVPLTLAAATLLANDTEVDGQTLTITGVSSAVSGTVVLAGTTVTFTPTADFSGTARFQYTVSDGTLTATATVTVTVNMVNDAPVATDDTATTDEDVPLTLATSTLLANDTDPEGQTLTITGVSGAVSGTVALAGTTVTFTPTADFSGTARFQYTVSDGSLTATATVTVTVSPVDDAPVATDDTATTDEDVPLALATSTLLANDTDPEGQTLTITGVSGAVSGTVALAGTTVTFTPTADFSGTARFQYTVSDGSLTATATVTVTVNPVNDPPVTTDDTATTDEDVTLTLAATTLLANDTDVDGQTLTISAVQNPSNGVATLSGTTLTFTPNANFNGTAAFEYVATDGLATRIGLVTVTVNPINDAPVATDATVRVAQNTSTTVTLRATDVDGDALSFTIATPPAQGTLAGTGANQTYAPAADFAGQDSFTFTVSDGTLTSNTATVSITVYPPFVCGDGNLEPGEVCDDGNRVAGDGCRADCRGLEVCGDGLVDSVAGEQCDDGGTASGDGCDASCQLDAFSSVPPTLISGALSCRTNNSNTGRKVAVDALGRFFVVMNCGGTGYVSVSRDRGQTWVGPTSLGITGVAEIAIEGGPTGTAYVSALASPGKLIFTRTTDAGETWETPREISAVVEAEVSMDSLGDALYMSFSMNSTNLRILRNSARGEGSFIVTDVAQANSFHELIVDKISGDVFSVSDNPAFHIRRSSDAGATFGAESAPPGQAFFSDWTGSNSFLYTTGTNGDDNIDVIPVSAPGTSTQVHGLPTDVGPGPLRSIDADALGNAYVVTQRNTGNIQLDRMLFGASSVAQADARTLGAGSAPAVAALPSNTGALVAYTNGTSVYGAVVVY; encoded by the coding sequence ATGACGACGAAGTACCCGCTGTTGCTTGTGCTGGCACTGGCCGCTGCTTGCGGAGACAACCACAAGCCCAATCTTCCCCCCACTGTCGCGGATGTCAGCGTCTCCACCGCCGAGGACACCCCGGTGGCCATCACCGTCTCGCCGGAGGATGCGAACGGCGACGCGCTTGAGGTCACATTCGCCACCCCCAGCCATGGCACGCTCGCGGGCACGGGGACGTCGGTGACGTACACGCCCCATGCGAACTTCGCCGGAAAAGAGACGTTCACGGTCACGGTCTCCGATGGCAAGGCCTCGGCGACAGCCACCATCTCCGTCACCGTGAACCCGGTCGATGACGCCCCGGTGGCGGGCAACGACACCGCGACGACGGACGAGAACGTACCGCTGACGCTGGCGGCCGCCACCCTGCTGGCCAATGACACCGAAGTGGACGGGCAGACTCTCACCATCACTGGCGTGAGCAGCGCGGTCTCCGGTACCGTGGTCTTGGCAGGCACCACCGTCACCTTCACTCCCACAGCCGATTTCTCGGGCACGGCCCGTTTCCAGTACACCGTGTCGGACGGCACCCTCACCGCCACCGCCACCGTCACCGTGACGGTGAACATGGTGAATGACGCTCCGGTGGCGACCGATGACACCGCGACGACAGACGAGGACGTGCCGCTGACACTGGCCACCAGCACCCTGCTGGCCAACGACACGGACCCGGAAGGACAGACACTGACGATCACCGGCGTGAGCGGCGCGGTCTCTGGCACAGTGGCGCTGGCGGGCACCACCGTCACCTTCACCCCCACGGCCGACTTCTCGGGCACGGCCCGTTTCCAGTACACCGTGTCGGACGGCTCCCTCACCGCCACTGCCACCGTCACCGTCACCGTGAGCCCGGTCGATGATGCCCCGGTGGCGACCGATGACACCGCGACGACGGACGAAGACGTGCCGCTGGCGCTGGCCACCAGCACCCTGCTGGCCAACGACACGGACCCGGAAGGGCAGACACTGACGATCACCGGCGTGAGCGGCGCGGTCTCTGGCACCGTGGCTCTGGCAGGCACCACCGTCACCTTCACCCCCACGGCCGACTTCTCGGGCACGGCCCGTTTCCAGTACACCGTGTCGGACGGCTCCCTCACCGCCACCGCCACCGTCACCGTGACGGTGAACCCGGTGAATGACCCCCCGGTGACGACCGACGACACCGCGACGACGGACGAAGACGTGACGCTGACGCTGGCGGCCACCACCCTGCTGGCCAACGACACCGACGTGGACGGGCAGACGCTGACGATCAGCGCCGTGCAGAACCCGAGCAATGGCGTGGCCACGCTCTCCGGGACGACCCTCACCTTCACTCCCAACGCAAACTTCAATGGCACGGCCGCCTTCGAGTACGTAGCGACCGACGGGCTGGCCACCCGCATCGGTCTGGTCACGGTGACGGTGAACCCGATCAACGACGCGCCCGTGGCCACCGACGCCACGGTGAGGGTGGCCCAGAACACCTCCACCACCGTCACCCTGAGGGCCACGGACGTGGACGGTGACGCACTGTCCTTCACCATCGCCACCCCTCCCGCTCAAGGAACGCTGGCAGGGACAGGCGCCAACCAGACCTACGCTCCGGCAGCGGACTTCGCGGGGCAGGACAGCTTCACCTTCACGGTCAGTGATGGCACGCTGACCTCCAACACCGCCACGGTCAGCATCACCGTCTACCCTCCCTTCGTTTGCGGCGACGGCAACCTTGAGCCCGGCGAGGTGTGTGACGACGGAAACCGCGTCGCTGGGGACGGCTGTCGCGCGGACTGCCGCGGCCTGGAGGTGTGCGGCGACGGCCTGGTGGACAGCGTCGCGGGCGAGCAGTGCGATGATGGCGGAACGGCTTCTGGAGACGGCTGCGACGCCTCGTGCCAGCTCGATGCCTTCTCCAGCGTCCCGCCAACGCTCATCAGCGGGGCCTTGAGCTGCCGCACGAACAACTCGAACACGGGGCGTAAGGTGGCGGTGGATGCGCTGGGCCGCTTCTTCGTGGTGATGAACTGTGGCGGCACCGGGTATGTCAGCGTGAGCCGGGATCGCGGCCAGACCTGGGTGGGCCCCACCTCCCTGGGCATCACCGGCGTCGCGGAGATCGCGATTGAAGGCGGCCCCACGGGAACCGCCTATGTGTCGGCCCTCGCCAGTCCGGGCAAGCTGATTTTCACCCGGACCACCGACGCGGGCGAGACCTGGGAGACCCCTCGAGAGATCTCAGCTGTGGTCGAGGCCGAGGTGAGCATGGACTCCCTGGGCGACGCCCTCTACATGTCCTTCTCGATGAACTCGACGAACCTGCGCATCCTCCGGAACTCCGCCCGGGGCGAAGGTTCTTTCATCGTCACGGATGTGGCCCAGGCCAATAGCTTCCACGAGCTCATCGTGGACAAGATCAGTGGAGACGTGTTCTCGGTGAGTGACAACCCGGCGTTCCACATCCGCCGCAGCAGCGACGCGGGCGCCACCTTCGGCGCCGAGAGCGCACCGCCCGGGCAGGCCTTCTTCTCGGATTGGACAGGCTCCAACAGCTTCCTCTACACGACAGGAACCAACGGAGACGACAACATTGACGTCATCCCCGTGTCGGCCCCCGGGACGAGCACCCAGGTGCATGGCCTGCCCACGGACGTTGGCCCTGGCCCCCTCCGCAGCATTGACGCGGATGCGCTCGGTAACGCCTATGTCGTCACGCAACGGAACACGGGCAACATCCAATTGGACAGAATGCTCTTCGGGGCCTCTTCGGTGGCGCAGGCGGACGCCCGGACCCTTGGCGCCGGCAGCGCCCCGGCGGTCGCGGCTCTCCCCTCGAACACCGGCGCCCTCGTGGCCTACACGAACGGCACCAGCGTCTACGGCGCGGTGGTCGTGTACTAA